In Bacillus anthracis str. Vollum, a genomic segment contains:
- a CDS encoding Abi family protein — translation MCSIKLEDLQRLKTFKEDKKEELQQNELNPFKDQPEYELIKKARNKEKMTIEEQIDYLSFKGVTFNYINESDAKNYLIENSYYYKLTAYRKNFSKNKAQKYQNLDFANLTDLAVIDMHLRYLLIKLSLDIEHSIKTKLMNLITNSDEDGYSIIEEYNSYQLNKIADKGNFVHVSDKILKDSENKKGYHRDLYEKYQKNPNIWVLIELMSYGQLSSFIKFYVEKGKFGRNDLKHASDVMHFSKNIRDSAAHSRPILLNIVEPGQFKGRSDVVIQNRN, via the coding sequence ATGTGTAGTATTAAACTAGAAGATTTACAACGGTTGAAGACATTTAAAGAGGATAAAAAAGAGGAATTGCAACAAAATGAATTAAATCCATTTAAAGATCAACCTGAATATGAATTGATAAAAAAAGCTAGAAATAAAGAAAAGATGACAATTGAAGAACAAATAGACTATTTGAGTTTCAAAGGTGTAACTTTTAACTACATAAATGAATCTGATGCGAAGAACTATCTTATAGAGAATTCGTATTATTATAAACTTACCGCATATAGAAAGAATTTCTCTAAAAATAAGGCCCAGAAATATCAAAATTTGGACTTCGCCAATTTAACTGATTTAGCAGTTATAGATATGCATTTAAGATATTTGCTGATAAAACTATCATTGGATATAGAGCATTCTATAAAAACCAAGTTAATGAATCTAATTACTAATAGTGATGAAGATGGATATTCTATTATTGAAGAATATAATAGCTATCAGTTAAATAAGATTGCGGATAAAGGAAACTTTGTTCATGTTTCGGATAAAATTTTGAAGGACTCTGAAAATAAAAAAGGATATCATAGGGATTTATATGAGAAATATCAAAAGAACCCGAATATATGGGTTTTGATAGAGCTAATGTCTTATGGTCAATTATCCAGTTTTATTAAGTTTTATGTTGAAAAAGGGAAGTTTGGGCGTAATGATTTAAAACATGCAAGTGATGTGATGCACTTTTCGAAAAATATACGTGATTCAGCAGCACATAGTAGACCAATTCTTTTAAATATTGTAGAACCAGGGCAATTTAAAGGACGTAGTGACGTAGTAATCCAAAACCGAAACTAA
- a CDS encoding GNAT family N-acetyltransferase yields the protein MLIRDYQNDDEQGWLRCRVLAFLNTAYYDNVLNKKEVYKNPSIELVAEIDGKIVGLIDVEYEKKEKTVCSRGTGLGGMIWHIAVHPDYARQGIGESLLKAAEKRAIDLNLNRFEAWTHDDGWVRSWYEKMGFRLTESYYHLYFEGNEMNNRISSNIPNLYPVFTFGHYDGEETEQFKELTRRHQCVCYEKYFE from the coding sequence ATGCTAATTAGAGATTATCAAAATGATGATGAGCAAGGGTGGCTACGTTGTCGTGTACTAGCTTTTTTAAATACGGCTTACTATGACAATGTTTTAAATAAAAAAGAAGTATATAAAAATCCATCAATTGAACTTGTTGCTGAAATAGATGGAAAAATTGTTGGTTTAATAGATGTAGAATACGAAAAAAAAGAGAAGACCGTTTGCTCAAGAGGGACTGGACTTGGAGGAATGATTTGGCATATAGCGGTTCATCCGGATTATGCTCGTCAAGGGATAGGAGAAAGTTTATTGAAGGCTGCTGAAAAACGAGCAATTGATCTCAATCTTAACCGATTTGAAGCATGGACTCACGATGATGGTTGGGTTCGAAGTTGGTATGAAAAAATGGGCTTCAGGCTAACCGAGTCATATTATCATTTATATTTTGAAGGAAATGAAATGAACAATAGAATTTCAAGCAATATTCCTAATTTGTATCCTGTTTTCACATTTGGGCATTACGATGGCGAGGAGACAGAACAATTTAAAGAATTAACTCGTAGACATCAGTGTGTTTGTTATGAAAAATACTTTGAGTAA